One window from the genome of Deinococcota bacterium encodes:
- a CDS encoding integron integrase: MSYPYYILDDSRFHGKRHPCQLGIADIRGYLTHLAGDKHVAASTQNLALSALFLYQEVLRFQVPFIEGVEWARRPKRLPSVLTRDEARRILKHTDGVRGLILRLLYGTGMRLEGLRLRVKDVEFADLSIVVRDGKANKDRITMLPEALVPALQEQLRHASNLHGLDLAEGCGEVEMPHALARKYPQAVRSWAWQYVFPSERRSTDPRSGRQGRHHIYPNTIQRAMKEGMSAAGVLTPAELYG, translated from the coding sequence ATGTCCTACCCCTACTACATCCTTGATGATAGCCGGTTTCACGGCAAAAGACATCCATGCCAATTGGGCATTGCCGACATCCGTGGCTATCTGACCCATTTGGCAGGTGACAAGCATGTAGCTGCTTCCACCCAGAACCTAGCCCTTTCGGCCTTGTTTCTCTATCAAGAGGTCCTTCGCTTTCAGGTACCCTTTATCGAGGGGGTTGAATGGGCCAGGCGTCCCAAAAGGTTGCCAAGCGTCTTAACGCGCGACGAGGCGAGACGTATTTTGAAGCATACTGACGGTGTCCGGGGTTTGATTCTGAGGCTGCTCTACGGAACGGGTATGCGCCTTGAAGGGCTGCGGCTCAGGGTGAAGGATGTCGAGTTTGCTGATTTGAGCATCGTTGTGCGCGACGGCAAGGCAAACAAGGACCGCATCACCATGCTGCCGGAAGCGCTTGTGCCTGCTTTACAAGAGCAGTTGCGGCACGCGAGCAACCTGCATGGGCTCGACTTGGCCGAAGGTTGCGGCGAGGTCGAAATGCCCCACGCGTTAGCGCGAAAGTATCCACAAGCCGTTCGTTCATGGGCGTGGCAGTACGTGTTTCCCTCAGAGAGACGTTCTACTGACCCTCGCTCCGGTCGGCAGGGACGGCATCACATCTATCCGAATACCATTCAACGCGCTATGAAAGAGGGGATGAGCGCGGCTGGGGTGCTTACACCTGCTGAGCTTTATGGTTGA